A genomic stretch from Pseudomonas sp. MUP55 includes:
- a CDS encoding TauD/TfdA family dioxygenase: MSATAIAPPTPQTFDIRPFPGSVGAEIIGLDLSQPVNDQDFARIHRAHLDHHVIVFRDQRITPEQQIAFSRRFGVLQIHVLKQFLLANHPEILIVSNIIENGQSIGLGDAGKFWHSDLSYKELPSLGSMLHAQELPSEGGDTLFADMHKAWEQLPEHLRKAVEGRSAAHSYTARYSETKFEGNWRPTLTPEQLAQVAEVVHPIVRTHPENGRKALFVSEGFTTRIVGLPEDESRDLLAQLYAHSVLPENIYRHPWQPHDLVFWDNRSLIHLAAGCPSHLRRKLFRTTIQGDAPF, from the coding sequence ATGTCCGCCACCGCTATTGCCCCACCAACCCCTCAAACCTTCGACATCCGCCCCTTCCCCGGCAGTGTCGGCGCCGAGATCATCGGCCTCGACTTGTCCCAGCCGGTCAACGACCAGGACTTCGCCCGCATCCATCGCGCGCACCTGGACCACCACGTCATCGTATTCCGCGACCAACGCATCACCCCCGAACAGCAGATCGCCTTCAGCCGCCGCTTTGGCGTGCTGCAAATCCACGTGCTCAAACAGTTCCTGCTGGCCAACCACCCGGAGATTTTGATCGTCTCCAACATCATCGAAAACGGCCAATCCATCGGCCTGGGCGATGCCGGCAAGTTCTGGCATTCGGACCTGTCGTACAAGGAACTGCCAAGCCTGGGTTCGATGCTGCATGCCCAGGAACTGCCATCCGAAGGTGGCGACACGCTGTTTGCCGATATGCACAAAGCCTGGGAGCAGCTGCCCGAGCACCTGCGCAAAGCCGTCGAAGGGCGCAGCGCCGCGCATTCCTACACCGCGCGTTACAGCGAAACCAAATTCGAAGGCAACTGGCGCCCCACGCTGACCCCGGAACAGCTCGCCCAAGTGGCCGAAGTGGTGCACCCCATCGTGCGCACCCACCCGGAAAACGGGCGCAAGGCGCTGTTTGTCAGCGAAGGCTTCACCACCCGCATCGTCGGCCTGCCGGAAGACGAAAGCCGCGACCTGCTGGCCCAGCTCTACGCCCACAGCGTGCTGCCGGAAAACATCTACCGCCACCCATGGCAGCCCCATGACCTGGTGTTCTGGGACAACCGCTCGCTGATCCACCTGGCCGCCGGCTGCCCAAGTCACCTGCGACGCAAGCTGTTTCGCACCACCATCCAGGGCGATGCGCCATTCTGA
- a CDS encoding TolC family outer membrane protein, whose translation MRLHLLKAIPFVLAASFVNAQTLPQAMQQALDVHPEIQAGVNSRIAADYQLRAAQGGYLPRVDLNAGYGREGTDNATTRANSGASGNHWDTLNRGESSLRLQQMIFDGFATSSEVGRQQANVNSRAYSLLGTSERTALTVAQVYLEVLTRREFVRLAEDNLRNHERIYDQIKLRTQRGVGNGADQDQAEARLAQARNNLITEQTNLADAQTNYLSAVGQMPDQLERPAPFMAMLPADLNEARRQMLDNSPVLRSAESDISAAEKQYDAAKSSFYPRFDAELGTNADNNVSGDANHSNGWEAMVRMRFNLFAGGSNKADLQSKSYQANQALDIRNNALRQLNEELGLAWNALNNANAQLPVAQQYVDHSTRVRTSYQQQFSLGQRTLLDLLDSENELFTASRRLEEIKNIQLFTQYRIKATMGELLKSQGVVAPMASIVQNDVKPKVQLPGMN comes from the coding sequence ATGCGTCTGCACCTGCTCAAGGCAATACCGTTCGTCCTCGCCGCCAGTTTCGTAAACGCCCAGACATTGCCCCAAGCCATGCAGCAGGCGCTGGATGTGCACCCTGAAATTCAGGCCGGTGTGAACAGCCGTATCGCCGCCGATTACCAACTGCGTGCAGCCCAAGGCGGTTACCTGCCTCGCGTCGACCTGAATGCCGGTTATGGCCGCGAAGGCACCGACAACGCCACCACTCGCGCCAACAGTGGCGCCAGCGGCAACCACTGGGACACGCTGAACCGCGGCGAATCCAGCCTGCGTCTGCAGCAGATGATTTTTGACGGTTTCGCCACCTCCAGCGAAGTCGGGCGTCAACAAGCCAACGTCAACTCCCGTGCCTACTCCCTGCTCGGTACGTCCGAGCGCACCGCGCTGACCGTCGCCCAGGTCTACCTGGAAGTGTTGACGCGCCGCGAGTTCGTGCGCCTGGCCGAAGACAACCTGCGCAACCACGAACGCATCTACGACCAGATCAAGTTGCGCACCCAGCGCGGCGTCGGTAACGGCGCCGACCAGGACCAGGCCGAAGCGCGTCTGGCCCAGGCTCGCAACAACCTGATCACCGAGCAGACCAACCTGGCCGATGCGCAAACCAACTACCTCAGCGCCGTCGGCCAGATGCCCGACCAGCTCGAGCGCCCTGCGCCATTTATGGCCATGCTCCCGGCCGACCTGAATGAAGCGCGTCGCCAGATGCTCGACAACAGCCCGGTGCTGCGCTCGGCCGAGTCGGACATCTCCGCCGCCGAGAAGCAATACGATGCCGCCAAGTCCAGCTTCTACCCTCGCTTTGACGCTGAGCTTGGCACCAACGCCGACAACAACGTCTCAGGTGATGCCAACCACAGCAATGGCTGGGAAGCCATGGTGCGTATGCGCTTCAACCTGTTTGCCGGTGGCAGCAACAAGGCTGACCTGCAGTCGAAGTCGTACCAGGCCAACCAGGCCCTGGACATCCGCAACAACGCCTTGCGCCAGCTCAATGAAGAATTGGGCCTGGCCTGGAACGCTCTGAACAATGCCAATGCGCAGTTGCCGGTGGCCCAGCAATATGTGGACCACAGCACCCGCGTGCGCACCTCCTACCAGCAACAGTTCAGCCTGGGTCAACGTACCCTGTTGGACTTGCTCGACAGCGAGAACGAATTGTTCACCGCTTCGCGTCGCCTGGAAGAGATCAAGAACATTCAGTTATTTACTCAATACCGAATCAAGGCGACCATGGGCGAATTGCTCAAAAGCCAAGGCGTAGTCGCTCCAATGGCCTCCATCGTGCAAAACGATGTGAAGCCCAAAGTCCAGCTGCCTGGGATGAACTGA
- a CDS encoding LysR family transcriptional regulator, with protein MQLPDMNLLVALDALLDEGSVVGAARRMNLSPAAMSRTLTRIREAVGDPILVRAGRGLVPTPKALELQGQVRNVVEQAALLFRSADQVDLSTLRRRFSVRANDFFIGVYGGRLFDTMQRVAPLCELRFVPEGDTDDEALREGRLDLRVSNTLPAGPEVKVQNLFSTTFVGLAREDHPLFDEEITAARFASYSHISISRRGIARGPIDTALNAQGLERHVAMIAPGFHGAMFMLPDSDLLLPVPKEALLSARRLKLPLRAFALPISLPTLVLAQSWHPRFDKDPAHKWLRETMRESCHATWLEAQPSG; from the coding sequence ATGCAACTACCGGACATGAACCTGCTGGTCGCCCTCGACGCCTTGCTCGATGAAGGCAGCGTGGTGGGCGCCGCGCGGCGGATGAACCTGAGCCCGGCGGCCATGAGCCGCACCCTCACGCGGATCCGCGAGGCGGTGGGCGATCCGATCCTGGTGCGTGCGGGTCGCGGTCTGGTGCCGACACCCAAGGCACTGGAGCTGCAAGGCCAGGTGCGCAACGTGGTGGAGCAGGCCGCGTTGTTGTTTCGCTCGGCCGACCAGGTCGATTTGAGCACCCTGCGCCGCCGCTTCAGCGTGCGCGCCAATGACTTCTTCATCGGCGTGTATGGCGGGCGACTGTTCGACACCATGCAACGTGTAGCGCCGCTGTGCGAACTGCGCTTCGTGCCCGAAGGCGACACCGACGACGAAGCGCTGCGCGAAGGGCGGTTGGACCTGCGGGTGAGCAATACCCTGCCGGCCGGCCCTGAAGTGAAAGTGCAAAACCTGTTCTCGACCACATTCGTTGGCCTGGCCCGGGAGGATCACCCGCTGTTCGATGAAGAGATCACCGCCGCACGCTTTGCCAGCTATTCTCACATCAGCATCTCGCGGCGCGGCATTGCTCGCGGCCCCATCGACACCGCCCTGAACGCCCAGGGCCTGGAGCGCCATGTGGCAATGATCGCCCCCGGTTTTCACGGCGCGATGTTCATGCTGCCCGATTCCGACCTGCTGCTGCCGGTGCCCAAGGAAGCCCTCCTGAGCGCCCGGCGCCTGAAACTGCCGCTGCGCGCCTTCGCCTTGCCGATTTCCCTGCCCACTCTGGTGTTGGCGCAATCCTGGCACCCGCGCTTCGATAAAGACCCTGCCCACAAATGGCTGCGCGAAACCATGCGCGAAAGCTGCCACGCCACCTGGCTCGAAGCCCAGCCCAGCGGATAG
- a CDS encoding HlyD family type I secretion periplasmic adaptor subunit, producing MLLKSIKSAVGRYFKGSDSLQGQPLPEVNKALIEDAPRVIRLTIWAIIAFFLFLVTWAGFSSIDEVTRGDGKAIPSSKLQKIQNLEGGIVAELYVKEGQIVEAGAPLIRLDDTRFVSNAGETEALRLAMQLRVERLSAQVDDRPLNIPDEVLKAAPSQAANERSLYESRRQQLKDEVGGLQEQLVQRQQELREFTSKQGQYRSQLSLQRQEINMSEPLVAQGAVSPVEVLRLKRAEMETRGQLDATTLAIPRAESAIKEVQRKIDETRGKFRSEALTQLNEARTELNKAESTGRALEDRVSRTLVTSPVRGIVKQLLVNTVGGVIQPGSDMVEIVPLNDTLLVEAKIRPQDIAFLHPGQEAVVKFTAYDYTIYGGLKAKLERIGADTITDEDKKTTYYMITLRTDRSHLGTDEKPLLIIPGMVASVDIITGKKSILSYLLKPIIKARAEALHER from the coding sequence GTGTTGCTTAAGTCCATCAAGAGCGCGGTCGGCCGCTACTTCAAAGGTTCCGACTCGCTGCAGGGCCAGCCGCTGCCCGAGGTCAACAAAGCGCTGATCGAAGATGCGCCGCGGGTCATCCGCCTGACCATCTGGGCCATCATCGCCTTCTTCCTGTTCCTGGTGACTTGGGCGGGCTTTTCCAGTATCGACGAAGTGACCCGTGGCGACGGCAAGGCGATTCCGTCGTCCAAGCTGCAGAAAATCCAGAACCTGGAAGGCGGTATCGTCGCTGAGCTGTATGTAAAAGAAGGCCAGATCGTCGAGGCCGGCGCGCCATTGATTCGCCTGGATGACACGCGGTTCGTGTCCAACGCCGGAGAAACCGAGGCCCTGCGTCTGGCCATGCAATTGCGCGTCGAGCGCCTGAGTGCGCAAGTGGATGATCGCCCGCTGAACATTCCCGACGAGGTGCTCAAGGCAGCGCCCAGCCAGGCCGCCAACGAGCGCTCCTTGTATGAAAGCCGCCGTCAGCAGTTGAAAGACGAAGTGGGCGGCTTGCAGGAGCAACTGGTGCAGCGCCAGCAGGAACTGCGCGAGTTCACCTCCAAGCAAGGCCAGTACCGCAGCCAGTTGTCCCTGCAACGCCAGGAAATCAACATGTCCGAGCCACTGGTGGCCCAGGGCGCGGTGTCGCCGGTGGAAGTGCTGCGCCTCAAGCGCGCTGAAATGGAAACCCGCGGCCAGCTGGACGCCACCACCCTGGCAATTCCCCGCGCCGAATCGGCGATCAAGGAAGTGCAGCGCAAGATCGACGAAACCCGTGGCAAATTCCGCAGCGAAGCCCTGACCCAACTCAACGAGGCCCGCACCGAGCTGAACAAGGCTGAGTCCACCGGCCGCGCCCTGGAAGACCGTGTCAGCCGTACCCTGGTCACCTCGCCGGTGCGCGGTATTGTCAAGCAGTTGCTGGTCAACACCGTCGGCGGCGTGATCCAGCCGGGCAGCGACATGGTGGAAATCGTGCCGCTGAACGACACCCTGCTGGTGGAAGCCAAGATCCGTCCGCAAGACATCGCCTTCCTGCACCCGGGGCAAGAAGCGGTGGTCAAGTTCACCGCCTATGACTACACCATCTATGGCGGCCTGAAGGCCAAGCTCGAACGCATCGGCGCCGACACCATCACCGATGAAGACAAGAAAACCACCTACTACATGATCACCCTGCGCACCGACCGCAGCCACCTGGGCACCGACGAGAAGCCCCTGCTGATCATCCCTGGCATGGTCGCCTCGGTGGACATCATCACCGGCAAGAAAAGCATCCTCAGCTACCTGCTCAAGCCGATCATCAAGGCGCGGGCTGAAGCGTTGCACGAGCGTTAA
- a CDS encoding type I secretion system permease/ATPase, translating to MESEVSRVHLSHDPRTLHDDPLLDGLLALCALHQKPASAAMLTTGLPLPSQRLSAELLSRAAARAGLQGRLLQRKLEQIPAIALPALLLLKDGRSTVLVGWEGEDQARVLLSESDGGEVLIKRELLADDYIGKVFFAQPQHKFDVNHGTLIPRARSWFRDTLKRSRWLYTDAIAASFLINIIAMAAPLFVMNVYDRVVPNQATATLWVLAVGICGAYLFDLVLKSLRSLCLDLAGKKTDLIISATLFERIVGMSMKYRPARVGSFAQNIHEFQSLRDFLASLTLTSLIDLPFTLLIFLVIAILGGHLVWIPVLAFPIALGIGYALQKPLVATMERTMALAAERQSSLIETLAGLDAVKVNNAESERQYGWEQTIGTLSRLELRVKLLSGLSMNMTLLIQQLAGVIMIVFGVYQIIDGNLSMGGLIACYMLSGRALSPLASLSGLLTRYQQAKVTMTSVDQMMELPQERNFDERPMSRRTLQGAIECRGLNFTYPNQQNAALKNINLVIKPGEKIGIIGRSGSGKSSLAKLIVGLYQPDSGALLVDGVDVRQIDVSELRHNIGYVAQDIQLLAGTLRDNLVSGARYVEDEMVLQAAELAGVHEFARLHPQGYELQVGERGQNLSGGQRQNVALARALLLNPPILLLDEPTSAMDNTGEERLKQRLQAVVQNKTVVLVTHRASLLSLVDRLLVVDRGQILADGPKAVVMEALKKGQISVA from the coding sequence GTGGAATCCGAAGTCAGTCGAGTTCATCTCAGTCACGATCCACGCACGCTGCACGACGACCCGTTACTTGACGGGTTATTGGCACTCTGCGCCCTGCATCAGAAACCGGCCAGCGCGGCCATGCTCACCACCGGCCTGCCGCTGCCGTCGCAGCGCCTGAGTGCCGAGTTGCTGTCACGTGCCGCCGCGCGTGCCGGGCTGCAAGGCCGGCTGCTGCAACGCAAGCTTGAACAGATCCCGGCCATCGCGTTGCCGGCGCTGCTGTTGCTCAAGGACGGGCGCAGTACCGTGCTGGTCGGTTGGGAAGGCGAGGATCAGGCGCGCGTGCTGCTCAGCGAAAGCGATGGCGGTGAAGTGCTGATCAAGCGCGAGCTGCTGGCCGACGACTACATCGGCAAAGTCTTCTTCGCCCAGCCGCAGCACAAATTCGACGTCAACCACGGCACCCTGATTCCTCGGGCGCGGTCCTGGTTTCGTGACACCCTCAAGCGTTCACGCTGGCTGTATACCGACGCCATCGCTGCCAGTTTCCTGATCAACATCATCGCCATGGCCGCGCCGCTGTTCGTGATGAACGTGTACGACCGCGTGGTACCGAACCAGGCCACCGCCACCCTGTGGGTGCTGGCCGTGGGTATCTGCGGCGCGTACCTGTTCGACCTGGTGCTCAAAAGCCTGCGCAGCCTGTGCCTTGACCTGGCCGGTAAAAAAACCGACCTGATCATCTCTGCCACGCTGTTCGAGCGAATCGTCGGCATGTCGATGAAGTACCGCCCGGCCCGGGTGGGCAGCTTTGCGCAGAACATCCATGAGTTTCAGAGCCTGCGCGACTTTCTCGCGTCGCTTACCCTCACCAGCCTGATCGACCTGCCGTTCACGCTGCTGATCTTTCTGGTGATCGCCATCCTCGGTGGTCATCTGGTGTGGATTCCGGTGCTGGCGTTCCCGATTGCCCTGGGCATCGGCTACGCCTTGCAGAAACCCCTGGTGGCCACCATGGAGCGCACCATGGCCCTGGCCGCCGAGCGCCAGTCCAGCCTGATCGAAACCCTCGCCGGGCTGGATGCGGTCAAGGTCAACAATGCCGAGAGTGAGCGCCAGTACGGCTGGGAGCAGACCATCGGCACCTTGAGCCGGCTCGAGCTGCGGGTGAAGTTGCTGTCGGGCCTGTCGATGAACATGACCCTGCTGATCCAGCAACTGGCCGGCGTGATCATGATCGTGTTCGGCGTGTACCAGATCATCGACGGCAACCTGAGCATGGGTGGCCTGATCGCCTGCTACATGCTCAGTGGCCGCGCATTGAGCCCGCTGGCCTCGTTGTCGGGCCTGCTCACGCGCTATCAGCAAGCCAAGGTCACCATGACCTCGGTGGACCAGATGATGGAACTGCCCCAGGAGCGCAACTTCGACGAGCGCCCCATGAGCCGCCGCACCCTGCAGGGAGCCATCGAGTGCCGGGGCCTGAACTTCACGTACCCGAATCAACAGAACGCTGCGCTGAAGAACATCAACCTGGTGATCAAGCCAGGGGAAAAAATCGGCATCATCGGCCGCAGTGGTTCGGGCAAAAGCTCCCTGGCCAAACTGATCGTCGGCCTTTACCAGCCCGACTCCGGCGCGTTGCTGGTGGACGGTGTGGACGTGCGCCAGATCGATGTCAGCGAACTGCGCCACAACATCGGCTACGTCGCCCAGGATATCCAGCTGCTGGCCGGCACCCTGCGCGACAACCTGGTCAGCGGCGCGCGCTACGTCGAGGACGAAATGGTCCTGCAAGCGGCGGAACTGGCCGGCGTGCACGAATTCGCGCGCCTGCATCCGCAAGGCTATGAGCTGCAAGTCGGCGAGCGCGGGCAGAACCTGTCCGGCGGCCAGCGCCAGAACGTTGCCCTGGCCCGTGCCTTGTTGCTCAACCCGCCCATCCTGCTGCTGGACGAACCCACCAGCGCCATGGACAACACCGGTGAAGAACGCTTGAAACAACGCCTGCAAGCCGTGGTGCAAAACAAGACGGTGGTACTGGTGACGCACCGTGCCTCGCTGCTCTCCCTGGTGGACCGCCTGCTGGTGGTCGACCGTGGGCAGATCCTCGCGGACGGCCCGAAAGCCGTGGTCATGGAAGCGTTGAAGAAGGGGCAGATCAGTGTTGCTTAA